The genomic window GACTTGAACGCCAAACATCAGGAATATTTATGCCTTTATTATCATTAATACGGCGATTAAAGTCATTAAGCTTACTACTCGCCATATGGTAATTGTTCGACAAAATAAGTTGGTTAATTTCATTTACATCTTGCAGTAACATCGAATAAACCGCTGCATTTATTTTGGATGAAAAATCATTAAGTGCGGTTTGTAAATCGTTAAATTTTTGGTTAACAACAACCAACGGAGCCCGTAAATCGGCAACAATAATAAATTGTGAGAAACGCCCTGTTGAACCACGTGTTCTATAGCTACCGGCACCCATAGTCATAGTGATATCTTTAAACTCACCATTAAGTGGCGCTTTAAAGAATCGCAGCGGTGTACCCGCGGTATATTCTAAATTATGCGTGTGTAAATCAACCGAAGCTAATCCTGAAAATGAAAAACCACTGTTCGCCAAAGGCTCAATAGTAATCATCATTGGAAATGCTGCAGAGGGAGAGATATTTAAGTCTTCGGGTAAACGGTCAATAAAATCTAATGAGGTAACGTCAATAATTTCTGCCGTTAGCCCTAAACTCTCTTTCGTTAAACCAACCGCATTTTCAAATTGTAGAGTCATATCGGCAGAAATATTGCCCGGTAAATGAATAACCGCCTCGACCTTATTACCTTGTACGTTGACTGACACCGATTCAGAAGCGAATGAGATTGTACTGACCAACATAGCTGTTGATGTTAGTACTAAAGTAAGTAGCTTTTTTATATGCAACATATTTTGTCCTCTGGGTAGTAACCTGACAATGTCATCAAATTATTTTTTACACTATTCTAACTAGAACCTACGTTGATCTACGTCAATTAGCAAGTTCTATGGCGCTTTTACTAACAACAAAACCAAGCCTAGTCAGGTTGGTTTTGTTATTAATGTTAATTATATAAATGTTAAGTGTTAACAGTTATTTACGTAAGTATCCATCATATAACCGGCTAATGATAATGGCATAGTCTCCACGCTTAACAACGCTGGCTGGTTCAAAGTAAGCAACAACGGTTGGCGATAGGTCATAAGGCCCTTGTTCAATAGCGAAACGAACCCCGATTAATGACATATCGATTGCAGCCTGCACATAACCTTTTAGCGCTTCATTAATATCACTTGAGTCCATAATAGCAATTCGTTCGCCGTTATATTCAACGGTTATATCACCACCAAAGTCTTTAACTTGTCTTTCTAATCCGAGTGCCTGTACCAGTGAATAGGCTAACTCTTGTTTATTCACCTTAGCGTGTGGTTGAAAACTATCACCGTTAGAAATCATCACCGGTGCTTGGTTTTGTACTCGATCTTTAAGCGCTGAGCCAGTTTCCGTGACGGCATCAACAAAAG from Colwellia sp. PAMC 20917 includes these protein-coding regions:
- a CDS encoding DUF6689 family protein, whose product is MLHIKKLLTLVLTSTAMLVSTISFASESVSVNVQGNKVEAVIHLPGNISADMTLQFENAVGLTKESLGLTAEIIDVTSLDFIDRLPEDLNISPSAAFPMMITIEPLANSGFSFSGLASVDLHTHNLEYTAGTPLRFFKAPLNGEFKDITMTMGAGSYRTRGSTGRFSQFIIVADLRAPLVVVNQKFNDLQTALNDFSSKINAAVYSMLLQDVNEINQLILSNNYHMASSKLNDFNRRINDNKGINIPDVWRSSRDIHNVAGELMAYANTLRFSLRLIK